A window of the Buchnera aphidicola (Aphis glycines) genome harbors these coding sequences:
- the pnp gene encoding polyribonucleotide nucleotidyltransferase — translation MLSPIVRKFQYGQHIITLETGIMARQATSAIMASMDDTAVFVTVVGDKTVHPGQKFFPLTVNYQERTYAVGRIPGGFFRREGRPSENEILTARLIDRPIRPLFPKGFFNEIQIIATVVSVNPQINPDIISIIGASAALSLSGIPFYGPVGAARVGLIDNQYILNPTTDDMKSSSLDLVVSGTQNAVLMVEAESKILSEEKVLGAIIFGHQQQQVVINNIRSLSNEARKLPWIISYPEINTTLESKLITLVEKDISNAYLIFNKQERHEKLNFLKDNIVKSLFNENLNVDVSEIDEIFQKIEKNIVRKRILNNEYRIDGREKDMIRALDVRTGVLPRTHGSALFTRGETQSLVSVTLGTSRDAQNLDELLGDKTDNFLFHYNFPPYSVGEIGIVGSPKRREIGHGRLAKRSLLAVMPKIDAFPYTIRVVSEITESNGSSSMASVCGASLALMDAGVPIKSAVAGISMGLVKEGDNYVLLSDILGDEDHLGDMDFKVSGTKEGITALQMDIKIEGITNEIMHIALSKAKSARLHILNVMKQALGQPRKEISEFAPRIHTIKINPEKIKDVIGKGGSVIRMLTEETGTIIEIEDDGTVKISAAIGEKAKNAIRRIEEITAEIEVGRIYSGKVTRIVDFGAFIAIGFGKEGLVHISQISDKRVEKVSDHLKLDQIIPVKVLEIDRQGRLRLSIKEVKDSIISNKSINNIFI, via the coding sequence TTGCTGAGTCCAATTGTACGAAAATTCCAATATGGTCAACATATAATTACATTAGAAACCGGGATAATGGCCCGACAAGCAACATCTGCTATTATGGCAAGTATGGATGATACTGCTGTTTTTGTTACTGTCGTTGGAGATAAAACAGTGCATCCTGGTCAAAAATTTTTCCCTCTTACAGTTAATTATCAAGAAAGAACATATGCTGTTGGTAGGATACCTGGAGGTTTTTTTAGAAGAGAAGGTCGTCCTAGTGAAAATGAAATACTAACTGCTCGGTTAATTGATAGGCCAATTCGACCTTTATTTCCAAAAGGATTTTTTAATGAAATCCAAATTATTGCCACAGTAGTATCAGTTAACCCACAAATCAATCCTGATATCATTTCTATTATTGGCGCTTCAGCAGCACTCAGTTTATCTGGGATTCCATTTTATGGTCCAGTTGGAGCCGCCAGAGTAGGTTTAATTGATAATCAGTATATATTAAATCCTACAACTGACGACATGAAATCTAGTTCTTTAGATCTAGTTGTATCAGGAACTCAAAATGCTGTTTTAATGGTAGAAGCGGAATCAAAAATATTGAGTGAAGAAAAAGTACTTGGAGCAATTATTTTTGGTCATCAACAACAACAAGTTGTTATTAATAATATTCGATCTTTATCGAACGAAGCTAGAAAATTACCTTGGATTATATCTTATCCTGAAATTAATACTACATTAGAGTCTAAACTTATAACATTGGTTGAAAAAGATATAAGTAATGCTTATTTAATATTCAATAAACAAGAAAGACATGAAAAATTAAATTTTCTTAAAGATAATATAGTAAAATCACTTTTTAATGAAAACTTAAATGTAGATGTAAGTGAAATTGATGAAATTTTTCAAAAGATTGAAAAAAATATTGTAAGAAAACGTATATTAAATAATGAATATCGTATTGATGGAAGAGAAAAGGATATGATTCGAGCATTAGATGTGAGGACAGGTGTTTTACCTCGTACACATGGTTCTGCTTTATTTACTCGCGGTGAAACACAATCCTTAGTTTCTGTTACTTTAGGAACATCTCGGGATGCGCAAAATTTAGATGAATTATTAGGTGATAAAACAGATAATTTTTTATTTCATTATAATTTTCCACCTTATTCTGTAGGAGAGATAGGTATAGTAGGATCGCCTAAAAGAAGAGAAATTGGACATGGTCGATTAGCTAAAAGAAGTTTATTAGCGGTAATGCCGAAAATTGATGCATTTCCATATACGATTAGAGTTGTATCTGAAATAACTGAATCAAATGGTTCGTCTTCTATGGCTTCTGTTTGTGGAGCGTCATTAGCTTTAATGGATGCTGGAGTTCCAATAAAATCTGCTGTAGCTGGAATATCTATGGGCTTAGTAAAAGAAGGTGACAATTATGTATTACTTTCAGATATTTTAGGTGATGAAGATCATTTAGGAGATATGGATTTCAAAGTTTCTGGTACTAAAGAAGGTATTACAGCTTTACAAATGGATATAAAAATAGAAGGTATAACTAATGAGATTATGCATATTGCTTTAAGTAAAGCTAAATCTGCTAGATTACATATTTTAAATGTTATGAAACAAGCATTAGGTCAGCCTAGAAAAGAAATTTCTGAATTTGCACCAAGAATTCATACAATTAAAATTAATCCTGAAAAAATTAAAGATGTAATAGGAAAAGGGGGTTCTGTCATTAGAATGTTAACAGAAGAAACAGGAACTATAATTGAAATTGAAGATGATGGAACAGTAAAAATATCCGCCGCAATCGGAGAGAAAGCAAAAAATGCAATTCGTAGAATTGAAGAAATTACCGCTGAAATTGAAGTTGGTCGTATTTATTCAGGAAAAGTCACTCGTATTGTTGATTTTGGTGCTTTCATTGCAATAGGTTTTGGAAAGGAAGGGTTGGTGCATATTTCTCAAATTTCTGATAAAAGAGTAGAAAAAGTGTCGGATCATTTGAAATTAGATCAAATTATACCTGTAAAGGTATTGGAAATTGATAGACAAGGACGTTTAAGGTTAAGTATTAAAGAAGTAAAAGATTCTATTATATCTAATAAATCTATAAATAATATTTTTATCTGA
- the rpsO gene encoding 30S ribosomal protein S15, which produces MSIDTVSVKENILKYGKNNKDSGKTEVQIALLTHQINHLQLHFSQHKKDHSSRRGLLNMVSKRRKLLNYLKKKNMSNYSVLIENLNLRR; this is translated from the coding sequence ATGTCTATTGATACAGTAAGCGTAAAAGAAAATATTTTAAAATACGGAAAAAATAACAAAGATAGCGGGAAAACAGAAGTTCAAATTGCATTATTAACACACCAAATTAATCATCTACAATTACATTTTTCTCAGCACAAAAAAGATCATTCCAGTCGAAGAGGCTTATTAAATATGGTTTCTAAACGTCGTAAATTATTAAATTATTTAAAGAAAAAAAATATGTCTAATTACAGTGTATTAATTGAAAATTTGAATTTAAGACGGTAA
- the truB gene encoding tRNA pseudouridine(55) synthase TruB, with translation MFFDKQRNINGFLLIDKPIGISSNHALQQVKNIFNARKAGYIGTLDPLASGILPVCFGESTKFACYLNDSDKKYNVVAKLGEKTSTFDSNGIIVKKRIISFTYFELYNALKELTGVVNQIPPMYSAIKYNGVPLYKYARKGFNIARNIRYVKIYKLILVEKKNNLIKLNVHCSKGTYIRTLIDDLGEKLGCGAHVISLRRTEVGSFSCAQLVTIPYLKELLHQENIKKLDNLLMPIDTPVNFLPKVYLSKKESYNFKLGQKISFTSNIKNSLVRVLEKEKKVFIGLGQIYIEAKLIPYRLISIFTN, from the coding sequence ATGTTTTTTGATAAACAACGTAATATTAATGGTTTTTTATTAATAGATAAACCTATAGGAATATCATCTAATCATGCTTTGCAACAAGTAAAAAATATTTTTAATGCTAGAAAAGCAGGTTATATCGGTACTTTAGATCCATTAGCTTCAGGAATATTACCAGTTTGCTTCGGAGAGAGTACAAAGTTTGCTTGTTATTTAAATGATTCTGATAAAAAATATAATGTTGTCGCTAAATTAGGTGAAAAAACATCTACATTTGATTCTAACGGAATCATTGTGAAAAAAAGAATAATTTCATTTACATATTTTGAATTATATAATGCTTTAAAAGAATTAACTGGTGTAGTTAATCAAATTCCTCCCATGTACTCAGCAATTAAGTATAATGGTGTTCCATTATATAAATATGCAAGAAAAGGATTTAATATTGCACGTAATATAAGGTACGTTAAAATATACAAATTAATTCTTGTTGAAAAAAAAAATAATTTAATTAAATTAAACGTACATTGTTCAAAAGGAACATATATCAGGACACTTATTGATGATCTCGGTGAAAAATTAGGTTGTGGAGCGCATGTTATTTCTTTGCGTCGAACAGAAGTCGGGTCATTTTCCTGTGCTCAATTAGTTACAATACCCTATTTAAAAGAATTATTACATCAAGAAAATATAAAAAAATTAGATAATTTATTAATGCCTATTGATACTCCTGTTAATTTTTTGCCAAAAGTATATCTATCTAAAAAAGAATCTTATAATTTTAAATTAGGACAAAAAATTAGTTTTACATCTAATATAAAAAATAGTTTAGTACGTGTGTTAGAAAAAGAAAAAAAAGTTTTTATTGGATTAGGACAAATTTATATTGAAGCGAAATTAATTCCTTATCGATTGATTTCGATATTTACTAATTAA
- the rbfA gene encoding 30S ribosome-binding factor RbfA: MEKSFSRSSKISQELQKTISIIIQYFLRDPRFKTIITISEVVVSTDLSYAQVFFSCLEIDNKLSIKKLLTSLNKASGYIRKLLCKKLTLRIIPKIVFYHDDSFIKGNRISLLLNQLTQKKILSDKE; encoded by the coding sequence ATGGAAAAATCATTTAGTCGATCTTCTAAAATATCTCAAGAATTACAAAAAACAATTTCGATTATTATACAGTATTTTCTTAGAGACCCGCGTTTTAAAACTATTATCACGATATCTGAAGTTGTTGTATCTACAGATTTGTCATATGCTCAAGTATTTTTTAGTTGCTTAGAAATAGATAATAAATTAAGTATAAAGAAATTATTAACTTCATTAAACAAAGCATCTGGTTATATTCGTAAATTATTATGTAAAAAATTAACATTAAGAATTATACCAAAGATTGTTTTTTATCATGATGATTCTTTTATAAAAGGTAATAGAATTTCTTTATTATTAAATCAATTGACACAAAAAAAAATCTTATCTGACAAGGAATAG